GAAATGTGCAAACGGTTCAACGAATACACGTACACGGATAAAATACGAGTCGCTGTTGGTACTTATAACGTGAACGGCGGTAAACATTTCCGTAGTGTTGTCTACAAAGACGTCTCGCTATCCGATTGGCTCCTGGATACCGTTCAAATCGCTAAAACTAAATCCTTAATCGACGCTACGACTACAGACGATGATGAAATCCCTGTCGACATATTCGCCATAGGTTTCGAAGAAATAGTCGACTTGAACGCCAGCAACATTATGGCAGCGAGCTCGGAAAACGCCACTTTATGGGCCGAAGAGTTACAAAAAGTGTTATCACGAGACTATCCTTACGTTCTGCTCACGTACGTTCAATTGGTAGGCGTTTGTTTGTACGTATTCCTTAAATCAGACCTGATACCTCATATAAAAGACGTGGCAACCGATTCGGTGAAAACAGGTCTCGGCGGAGCCACCGGTAATAAGGGAGGTGTTGCAATTCGATTCGTTCTACATTCCACTTCATTATGCTTCGTATGTTCGCATTTCGCCGCTGGCCAATCTCAAGTCCACGAGAGGAACGCCGATTACGCCGAGATAACCAAAAAGATCGCTTTCCCGATGAGCAGAACGTTACAATCGCACGATTACGTATTCTGGTGCGGTGATTTCAATTACCGAGTTGATATGGATAAAGAAGTCATGAAAGACCTGATACGTAACAACATGCTGGACGACGTGCTCGAAAATGATCAACTATTGCagcagaaaaaagaaaacaaagtgTTCGAGGAGTATCTAGAAGGCGAAATAACTTTCCCACCGACCTACAAATACGACCTATTCTCCGACGATTACGATACCAGCGAGAAATGCCGAGCTCCTGCGTGGACCGATCGAGTATTATGGAGAAAACGTAAAATGTACCCGGAAGAAGACCAAACGGACGATTGGAATCCGGGTAAATTAATCCATTACGGTCGAGCCGAACTGAAACAAAGCGATCATCGTCCGGTCATCGCCATCTTACAGGTAGATATCCGTAAAGTGGACTCGCAACGTAGAGATCAAGTATTCGAGAACGTACTTCAATCAGTCGGTCCTCTCGATGGCACGATCGTGCTACGAATGCGAGACTCCAGTCTGGATATATCGAGCGTATTCGACGACTCGTTCATGGCGGAATTGCTGCAAAAATTATCCGTCTTTGGTGACGTAATATTGGTGAGATTCGTCGAAAACGTCATGTGGGTGACGTTCAACAACGGTCGTTCTGCTGTAGAGGCACTTCACAGCGGAGGCCTCGAAATCAACTCCCACCAGTTGGAAATCACGCTGAAATCTCCCAATTGGATACAGCAGACTATGAACGAGATTAACATCTGTAACGATAATACAATCTCGCTGTACGAAAGCGCCGATTTGAATATTGACCCGAAATCTCTCCAGAGACCCGATAAACGCCCCGATAATAAACCACCGCCATCCAGACCACCGGCTCCGATTATCAGACCGAAAGCCGGAGTGTTTAGTATACCTGCCAATCTACACCAGCCTTTGCAACCCACTGTCGTCGATACCACGGCGGAGAAATTAGCCGACAAGTGTAATATCGCCGGAGATCAACCACCTCCTATACCTCAGCGCAATTACCCTTCTTCGTCGGCTAAATCTCAAAAAGAGCCTAGTGAAGCGCCGCCTCCTGTGCCTGCTCGAATGGGAGCGCCCCCGATACCACCGAGATAAGTGGAAATCATCttggaagtattttttttacgttgtgTGTAACATATCGGAGTTtgaagatttcatttttatattatggTATTATGTTTActtgtttaaattttctttttagagCAGAGATGTTTCTaatctgaattttttggatttttttggagtaGGGAGAAAAGAAGAAGACTTATTACGAATTCGAAAACTAAATCGTCTGAACTGAAGATCATTGAACCGAGTTTGAAGtatttttatacgatttttttttcaatgcaatgGCCCAAAAATTGTGtacaaaaattcagtttttaaaaaaatgaatcgttgaatgaaaaatcttgacaattattttttcatcgtaaaactGAAACTAGCTCGAAGCATTAGAACACACgatacatatacctactattACATGaattatgtttaaaaatattatatacGTATAAAGAATAAAGTTTTTACTAGTCACACGTATATCGTTACCAATAATGATGCGTTATTATTTAGTATTAAAGACTGTGAGTTTAAACGTTTTAAGTATCATGTATTATATAGACCGATATCTAGAGCgttttttattataatattaATCCTCTCTTCCTTCTTCATCTTTATTACCAGCTCAGTTACAATACCatgctggatttttttttccagaaccCATCGACCTGTTGTATATTATGTAAGCACACTTTCAATTATACAAATTATTCGCCAACACGGTCGATGACGATAAAAACGAAtcagttttttatttgttttgttttcgtaGCTCTAATTGACAGTCTCATTAAATATTTCGGCGCTTATTCGAGTATAAATTATAATTGTTATTCGTTAAATTATGCATACCATGAATTTGCTATCGATATTTCTTTTAAGTAAATAATATTCACATTTTAATCTGTTACAAATGTACGTACGTATTATGTATTATGTCTACAATCAgagttattgtttttttttttttttttttttttttaaataggtgtTTAGAATACCTGTTGAGAATTcgttcattattttattatgtttCCATTTTACCAATACATACTAAGTATCAACACATTTTTATACACCATACTATATACATAACTCGAtcgaattcgaagaaaaaaaaatataccgtTTTAGCTTAATTATTCTTATATATTGTTTATTCGTGTATTTCGTTCGTTGTGTAtctcatttattttcaagtgttgaacataattaattttgttaatgttacctacctatttttttctcgtatttacCATTTTTAGTAGAATAAAATTCCCATAATACTCtcatgttgaaataaaattcaaactggtaAAGTAATTTTGCTTATGCGAAGCTTTTAATAAATTGTTACGCTTTAATAATTAtctactttgtattttttttgtctgatttttttattcacaagaCCCGCTTCAGGGTCCCAGAATATCAATTTCATAAAGGAGGAGCCCCATAAGGCAATTTTTTGGCCCAggcagttatcgactcgacaaATCTTAAAATTATGTTGTAATAAATAACtatcccaaatacgaatccgtggttagttgacccaaaatgaccattttttgggctccaggggttcccaaagttgcgggtaaaaaaagaattttaggaaccactgaaaatttgcaaaaactttcttagcgtaaaatatctgtttgaacccgataaacgttatgcggggtgattttcccattttcgaccctcagggACAGAAAggggggggtcaatttttggaaaatttcagatcaccattttgaacctacccctttaaACCGCGCTAagaagctttttacagtttattagttttgaaaagacctccatcctaccaaattttgagctcaatacaATTTTTCGCTGGtaatgaaaaatccaatttttccgatttttcgtaatttcgatattttgggaacccctggaaaactagaaacttgcgatttgcgccaaatgtaatgttttgaggtacataattatatattcaattatctagatgataaagtttaattaagctccctctacactcgtaattttgaaccctttttttagagccccctcccattttaggcacccctaaaaaagacGTTTATGCATATTTCTTCAagtaaattgaagaatttatattTAAAACACACtatagcaagtgctcgataatttttcacttgattttttctgtAACTCTCATGATTGAGCTTTTTTGCAGGGTCAAATTCAGGgatgagattttactcttcaaaattcacgatttcaacgaaataaaatctcagaatttggcccaaaaaagttCATTATGAAAGTGACAGGAGAAATCActgcctccgatttgaacaggatcgcgatttttgaagAGAACATGATCTGAAACTCCTATAAGCAAAAATTcggctgcccaaattgatttttcgatttttggcgaattttggaaaattctaaattaagGGTGGAGTAGTggagtaattgaaaaatactcggGGAGGCGCATACGGATCgcttgcaccccctgccgatcctccggaacaacttttttttttaagggggagtcctaaggaatatttctagcccttgtcctaaacaAAAAGTagtcctacttacaaaatggcggcccttttgattgacaagtcagccgaaatcacagattttgcgttccaacataggactagcatgacatttttaaaaccgtacaaaggtagatcgaaagagcaggcaaaaattcatcacctgtcacaatttcaagtgctaaagtacctttttcgatttttggtgaattttaaaaatcaaattttggccaaaatgtgagaaaaaatcaaaattttaccaaattaacccagaaagttgaaatttgggatttacccaattttcgagctgccaaatcgattggaaactgtttcaaaccgttttgagcagttctggagcctccatcagacttttgaaactcgaaattctcacaaaatttcatcaatggagttgaaaagtcgaaattaattatgcaaactgatttcaatatgctgtgaggtcgactgcaggtaaatttcaagtcgttttagagcctccagcgattttcataaaatcgctggagcctccagtagatttttgaaactcgaaattcccacaaaatttcatcaaatggagttggaacgccaaaattaattctgcaaactaatttcaagtcgttttggagcctccagcgattttttgaaaattactggagcctccagtatatttttgaaactcatttcATCAAATAGGGTTAgcagccgaaatttactctgcaaactaatttcaataagtacaataattgaataatatgaagtcgactgcatggtggtttcaattggttttgaagcttccagctacttcttgaaaatttctattctcctgaaaacgccatgaaacctttcaaaagtcactggaggctccaaaattacatgaacccacctgaagttgtcttcagagggtgttaaaattggagtgtacacttagttcatttcagctttccatctccattttgatgaaattttgggggaatttcgagtttccaaaatctactagaggctccagcaattttcaaaaaaacgctggaggctctaaaacgacttgaaatttacctgcagtcgacttcacagcatattgaaatcagtttgcattattaatttcgactttccaactccattgataaaattttgtgagaatttcgagtttcaaaaatctgatggaggctccagaactgctcaaaacgatttgaaacagtttccaatcgatttggcagctCGAAAATTGGGTAAATCCCAAATTCAACTTTctgggttaatttggtaaaattttgattttttctcacattttggccaaaatttgatttttaaaaattcaccaaaaatcgaaaaaggtactttagcacttgaaattttgacaggtgatgaatttttgcctgctctttcgatctacctttgtacggttttaaaaatgtcatgctagtcctatgttggaacgcaaaatctgtgatttcggctgacttgtcaaccaaaatggctgccattttgtaagtagagccactttttttttaggacaagggctagaaatgttccttaggactttccctttaagaaaaaagttgtcccggaggatcggcagggggtgcaagtgatccttatgcagGCCCCCCGACTAAAATCACCACTTGTAAGTCGCCGGAGTAAATTTCTGATCTTTCTGTCTAGAGATGGTGATGAATAATGCTTACTTTTTGTAttcatttgaaacaatttcaaaccgatgaaaattttgatgcacTGTAGGCCTATTTTGTTCTCCTGCGGTCAGATTGATATGCAACCATAATAACATGATGCTATTTCAATTCAATTGCATCCTCGTCATTTTGAAGGAACTAGATTACTGTAGTTTTTAACGAAGTGATGAATTGACGatgttttgttcaatttcaggttatgaaaaatgaagaagtttttggaaattgttccTTGATCGTTTTAGATGCGAATTTATCTGAGGATACCATCAGTTGCATCTTGACTCTGGCTCAAGAAAAACATATTCCTGGTTCGTATAGTAATCAAAGTCAGATCTCTATGTAATATTATGAAATGATGAGTTTGCTTATAATTTTGAAGGAGGGGAGGGAAGGGAATGAGAGAAGAgggcgagttgaaaaaaaacgataaaaaatttaaacagcTACGTAGCCATACCTACACAACAGTCTTCcaagaggtaggtacctacctgggTAAAGGGTGAGaacgttttgaaattcaaagcCACGATTTTCTAGAATAATCTTGAATTTTATTAGGAAAAATCAAGCGTAGGTCTTTTCTTCAGATTTTGTTTTCTACAAACTACTAGAAAATATTTCGTTtgtaaaattgtttcatttccgATGGATTTTCTAAACTGAGAAatctgacctttttttttgaaattgcaatcTAATTTATCTGTTGagcaaatcttgaaaaaaaattggttcattttttggcatctCAATGAACTTTATGTTATTTTTCTATCAATATACCCATCCCCTCATTCATTTTAAATCAATCAATTCAGATATATTTTTCACTCGAAATTTCGAAttattaaaacaataaaatttctcaaatttattaggtaggtaatttgtttAAATGGTATTTTTGTTACAGTCTGGTTGGAACCAACCGATCCCTGCATCGCGACGAAACCATTTCACGTCACCAGATCGCCTGATCAAATCCACTATTGTTCTCCGAATCTacaagaattgcaaaaaatcgtCTCGTATCTGAATGGAACTCCAATTTCGAACATTAGCGCGAACAAGAACGATGTAAACGAAGTCATAACCGAAGCTCGAGATTTATCTCTACGTTTACTGCCATTGATACCGAACATGATGGTAACTCTGAGTAGACACGGAATTCTGGTAAGCTATACCTAACTTTTAACCTAATAAAAAGGATCTCTAatcgtttaaaattatttcaattacgAGTGGTACATAATGTTGGTTTGGGCGGTATACGTTTgcaatatgtaggtacctatacctatagtcCTATACTCGTATGATTAATTGTTTGACAGATGGTGACGTTAAAGCAGGATAAACCAAAGGCGACGTATTACAAAGCTATTGAACTAAATTCCATAGAAAATGTATCAGGAGT
The sequence above is a segment of the Planococcus citri chromosome 3, ihPlaCitr1.1, whole genome shotgun sequence genome. Coding sequences within it:
- the Synj gene encoding synaptojanin-1 — encoded protein: MASTAKGSQISTFGKIFRVLEKNCVPHPYSIILEHRQQESALLFESNAIAVLSSQELESVKRQYTKIQDAYGSLGILQFNSGDTTVLFLVTITACVSVGKIYEHEIFRITQTSFISLRNHPQDDELVSDIKKLLNSGTFYFSRSPTGNNTFDLTLCAQRQRKGAPTDNRFFWNRMLHIYFIRFEIDTSLWLYKMMCGSVEIRTVYIRHKQARAVIISRLSCERAGTRFNVRGCNDDGHVANFVETEQVIYLDNKVTSYIQTRGSVPLFWEQPGVQVGSHKVKLSRSVEASGSAYDKHFLMLKRRYNDQVIINLLSSSLTGSREGEASLSQMFQNHHNNSDHRDIPHVVYDYHSEIRGANKSLNKLRDQIDCYIAKFGLFYAIGDDIVSEQRGTFRTNCLDCLDRTNCVQTFIGLEILTNQLKLLCDEDNTQQFQSRFEEVYKQMWINNGNEISKIYAGTGAIQGGSKLMDGARSAARTIQNNLLDNSKQEAIDVFLLGNTLNSDLSERARMLLSTDTLHASTTILREMCKRFNEYTYTDKIRVAVGTYNVNGGKHFRSVVYKDVSLSDWLLDTVQIAKTKSLIDATTTDDDEIPVDIFAIGFEEIVDLNASNIMAASSENATLWAEELQKVLSRDYPYVLLTYVQLVGVCLYVFLKSDLIPHIKDVATDSVKTGLGGATGNKGGVAIRFVLHSTSLCFVCSHFAAGQSQVHERNADYAEITKKIAFPMSRTLQSHDYVFWCGDFNYRVDMDKEVMKDLIRNNMLDDVLENDQLLQQKKENKVFEEYLEGEITFPPTYKYDLFSDDYDTSEKCRAPAWTDRVLWRKRKMYPEEDQTDDWNPGKLIHYGRAELKQSDHRPVIAILQVDIRKVDSQRRDQVFENVLQSVGPLDGTIVLRMRDSSLDISSVFDDSFMAELLQKLSVFGDVILVRFVENVMWVTFNNGRSAVEALHSGGLEINSHQLEITLKSPNWIQQTMNEINICNDNTISLYESADLNIDPKSLQRPDKRPDNKPPPSRPPAPIIRPKAGVFSIPANLHQPLQPTVVDTTAEKLADKCNIAGDQPPPIPQRNYPSSSAKSQKEPSEAPPPVPARMGAPPIPPR